In the Leptospira bourretii genome, one interval contains:
- a CDS encoding type 1 glutamine amidotransferase: MRAVFIRFIDCEGPGILEPLLREAGYRISYQNAYDRRIHLMPEIHLNFDLIVMLGGPQSVADPEEQEFFKPYYDIVNNVVALPNKKLIGICLGSQIIAKALGANVRPGTKGPETGFSDLHLLKPEHAIFNGIQKESILAFHLHEDIFDIPVGAEHLLASDFYANQMFSYKNKVFAFQTHLEPTLEMLRVWQSVHKDFIAKGTGDFSEIENKQKVMAETANTIFRNIIKL; the protein is encoded by the coding sequence ATGAGAGCAGTATTCATAAGATTTATCGATTGTGAAGGCCCAGGAATTTTAGAACCCTTACTTCGTGAAGCCGGGTATCGGATCAGTTACCAAAATGCATATGATAGACGAATTCATTTGATGCCAGAAATTCATTTGAATTTTGATTTAATTGTGATGTTAGGTGGCCCTCAATCAGTCGCCGATCCAGAAGAACAAGAATTTTTTAAACCTTATTATGACATTGTGAACAATGTGGTTGCCTTACCAAATAAAAAATTAATTGGAATTTGTTTGGGTTCTCAAATCATTGCGAAGGCGTTAGGTGCCAATGTTCGGCCAGGGACAAAGGGTCCTGAAACGGGATTCTCTGATTTACATTTATTAAAACCAGAACATGCGATTTTTAATGGAATTCAAAAAGAATCGATCCTTGCTTTTCATCTCCATGAAGATATATTTGATATTCCCGTAGGTGCGGAACATTTGCTTGCGAGTGATTTTTATGCAAACCAAATGTTTTCATATAAGAACAAAGTTTTTGCTTTCCAAACTCATTTAGAACCAACTTTAGAGATGCTTCGCGTATGGCAGTCTGTCCACAAAGATTTTATAGCAAAAGGCACTGGTGATTTTTCTGAGATTGAAAATAAACAAAAGGTAATGGCAGAAACTGCTAATACTATATTTCGAAATATTATAAAATTATAA
- a CDS encoding TlpA family protein disulfide reductase, with product MKASLILTVSLCLISCAPAKSSYFGEESWAGLTASGAEISFSQLEKEEIAINVYSPDCVPCWKEIPALNLLHAEIESRFPSKALYMVVDPYQIVPDITDERPFGEVYQLAKTRMDTEIKNRNIRVPIVFMKPPFRVKEGSLITGTPETMLFVTKPMRLYYNFLGSISEQTSPDVIRKDAKFNFFRYQFGMESL from the coding sequence ATGAAAGCCTCCCTCATCTTAACTGTTAGTTTATGTCTCATTAGCTGTGCCCCGGCAAAATCTTCTTATTTTGGAGAGGAGTCTTGGGCCGGACTTACCGCCTCTGGTGCTGAAATTTCTTTTTCCCAATTGGAAAAAGAGGAAATTGCCATCAATGTATACTCACCTGATTGTGTTCCTTGTTGGAAAGAGATACCGGCACTCAATCTTCTGCATGCAGAAATCGAAAGCCGCTTTCCTTCGAAAGCTTTATACATGGTTGTCGACCCTTACCAAATTGTTCCTGATATAACCGATGAGCGTCCGTTTGGCGAGGTGTATCAGTTGGCAAAAACAAGAATGGATACAGAAATCAAAAATAGAAATATCCGAGTTCCCATTGTGTTTATGAAACCACCTTTCCGTGTCAAAGAAGGGAGTTTGATCACAGGAACTCCTGAGACTATGTTGTTTGTTACAAAACCCATGCGCTTGTATTATAATTTTTTGGGATCCATTTCGGAACAAACATCTCCGGATGTCATTCGAAAGGATGCCAAGTTTAATTTCTTTCGTTATCAATTTGGAATGGAATCATTATGA
- a CDS encoding DNA primase, which yields MSQSHKEDFDIVSLIELCREKKYETCVAGFSTIDKIDKITLPKKLKNRKLTVQALYALTNDMVQWKYLSSEEKALLQAEKDKLAGVTSTAGTSFAPHAEEDIEEDFIPEEEARKPELEDGFEDEFGDDSEDDEEEEDDDDFDDDSDDDDDSDEDDED from the coding sequence ATGAGCCAATCGCACAAAGAAGACTTCGATATCGTATCCTTAATAGAACTTTGCCGGGAAAAAAAATACGAAACTTGCGTGGCCGGTTTCAGCACGATCGACAAAATTGATAAGATCACTCTCCCTAAAAAATTAAAAAACCGTAAACTGACAGTGCAAGCTTTATATGCTCTGACAAATGATATGGTTCAGTGGAAATACCTTTCCTCTGAAGAAAAAGCTCTTCTCCAAGCAGAAAAAGACAAACTGGCAGGTGTTACATCCACAGCTGGAACTTCTTTTGCTCCTCATGCCGAAGAAGATATCGAAGAAGATTTTATCCCTGAAGAAGAAGCTCGTAAACCAGAACTTGAAGATGGTTTCGAAGACGAATTTGGTGACGATTCTGAGGATGACGAAGAAGAAGAGGATGATGACGATTTCGACGATGACTCTGATGACGATGATGATTCAGACGAGGATGATGAGGACTAG